The Pyrodictium delaneyi genome contains a region encoding:
- a CDS encoding type II secretion system F family protein, whose product MAIFRRRGARTGAANKKGKEKSERNGKVSTRLSLTLLYDSLAIATFGKYAEKFARSFELNEAISKAGMAVHPWLYAARLLFGILLLSLTLGSLAIFVALLDVSLIIKIVIALMAFMIPLVVFALGLYYPHSKAAARAMAVDNEFPFFAAYLTAMAYGGVPPEKVIERLAEIKVFKAMRDEAIRILRDVKMFGSDILTALERNAARHPSRMYRDFMLGYLTTLRTGGDIIHYLEIRTQELFQARMEDLKSRAERVGLIVEAYAAVAIMGTLSLYIFFIVAGLIGGGGMAGTTGIIIYSLVILPLVTVAVIAMLNSLLPSQENIREPYAYLLVTVPLGVFITLAFLALSGGTAALRGEANVNDIVKLVTAVGLGFIVASIGPAVAYMKQVRRERKISRALSSFFRDLSEVRRTGLSPEKSIIVLAERDYGELSNIVKRIAGALAAGLHVEKAVRRAIRGYRNWLLRVTMRFLVDAIDVGGGSPTTVDSLARFISTLIEIHESMRKRLKPYIMMPYFGAIMVAITGILTLSMMVQAVVSAGLGGATGRLGGLSVNISPENINKLLVTASVASIINAWLSGLVAGKIQDQSLAAGFLHATILTTITLLSVILSLILSSSMLASL is encoded by the coding sequence ATGGCGATCTTTCGTCGGCGTGGTGCTAGGACTGGGGCTGCTAACAAAAAAGGTAAAGAAAAGAGTGAACGGAATGGAAAAGTGAGCACCAGACTATCGCTTACGCTTCTCTACGATAGTTTGGCTATTGCTACTTTTGGCAAGTATGCTGAGAAATTTGCACGCAGCTTTGAGCTCAACGAAGCTATAAGCAAGGCTGGTATGGCTGTACATCCTTGGCTCTACGCGGCTCGTCTCCTTTTCGGAATTCTATTATTGTCTCTAACTCTTGGTTCTCTGGCAATCTTTGTAGCCCTCTTGGACGTGTCACTAATTATTAAGATAGTGATTGCACTCATGGCCTTCATGATCCCGTTGGTAGTATTTGCGCTTGGACTCTACTATCCGCATTCAAAGGCAGCGGCGCGTGCCATGGCAGTTGACAACGAGTTTCCGTTCTTTGCAGCGTATCTAACAGCTATGGCTTATGGCGGTGTGCCACCGGAAAAAGTCATAGAGAGGCTTGCTGAAATTAAAGTGTTCAAGGCTATGCGTGACGAGGCAATACGGATACTGCGTGATGTAAAAATGTTTGGTAGTGATATATTGACAGCCTTAGAGCGTAATGCGGCGAGACATCCTTCAAGAATGTACAGGGACTTTATGCTCGGGTACCTCACGACTCTACGAACGGGTGGCGACATCATACACTATCTTGAGATACGTACTCAAGAACTCTTCCAAGCAAGGATGGAGGATCTCAAGAGCAGAGCTGAGCGCGTGGGTCTCATAGTGGAGGCTTATGCTGCTGTAGCAATTATGGGTACACTATCGCTGTACATATTCTTTATAGTCGCAGGTCTAATAGGAGGCGGAGGTATGGCTGGCACGACCGGCATAATAATCTACAGTCTCGTGATCCTACCACTGGTAACAGTGGCCGTCATAGCCATGCTCAACTCATTGCTACCGAGCCAAGAGAACATAAGAGAGCCTTATGCTTATCTACTAGTCACGGTACCTCTCGGAGTCTTTATCACACTGGCATTCTTAGCACTTAGCGGAGGAACGGCGGCACTAAGAGGAGAAGCCAATGTCAACGACATAGTAAAGCTAGTTACAGCAGTTGGTCTCGGCTTCATAGTAGCTAGCATCGGACCGGCAGTAGCCTACATGAAGCAAGTGCGCCGCGAGCGCAAAATAAGCCGAGCACTGTCATCGTTCTTCCGCGACCTCTCCGAGGTCAGACGTACTGGGCTAAGCCCAGAGAAGAGCATCATAGTGCTCGCTGAGAGAGACTATGGAGAACTAAGTAACATAGTAAAGCGAATAGCTGGTGCGCTTGCTGCGGGCTTACACGTCGAGAAAGCTGTGAGACGCGCTATACGTGGCTACAGGAACTGGCTCCTCCGCGTAACAATGAGGTTTCTCGTAGACGCCATAGATGTTGGTGGCGGTAGTCCGACCACGGTTGACTCGCTTGCCCGCTTCATATCGACGCTAATAGAGATACATGAGAGTATGCGTAAGAGGCTAAAACCATACATAATGATGCCGTACTTTGGCGCGATCATGGTGGCTATAACGGGTATACTAACGTTGTCGATGATGGTTCAAGCCGTTGTGAGTGCAGGACTTGGCGGTGCTACAGGTAGACTGGGTGGGTTAAGCGTAAACATATCACCAGAGAACATCAACAAGCTACTCGTAACAGCCTCGGTAGCATCAATAATCAATGCATGGCTAAGCGGTCTTGTAGCCGGTAAGATACAGGATCAAAGCCTCGCAGCAGGCTTCCTACACGCAACAATACTAACAACTATAACATTACTCTCTGTAATTCTCTCGCTAATACTATCGAGTTCTATGCTGGCATCACTGTAG
- the nucS gene encoding endonuclease NucS — protein MTTVKYLAEPDLDKAHNFISSAVAQRDMIVMAVKCSVAYEGRGASRLGEGDRLVIVKPDGAVLVHRPTGYSPVNWQPDSHVITVEKQDGRILFRSVRKRPREVLEILISRVYFVVAIHGLLDDAEFIEYLDESEIADYLARHPDLIEEGLRVVRRERPVEGGYADIVAVDKQGRYVVIEVKRVTAGIDAVKQLHRYVEMFRKANAEAKVRGILVAPAITKDALSLLTSLGLEYKHVDVARIHKKAKQERRHSGSLSLLDFIGKRG, from the coding sequence ATGACCACCGTCAAGTACCTAGCCGAGCCAGATCTCGACAAGGCTCATAATTTCATTAGCTCTGCCGTGGCTCAACGCGATATGATAGTGATGGCTGTCAAATGTAGCGTAGCATACGAGGGGCGTGGAGCTAGCCGTCTCGGCGAAGGCGATCGACTAGTCATAGTGAAGCCCGATGGTGCTGTACTCGTCCACAGACCTACTGGTTATTCTCCAGTAAACTGGCAACCTGATAGCCACGTGATAACGGTTGAGAAACAAGATGGCCGTATACTCTTCCGGAGCGTGAGAAAACGACCACGCGAGGTTCTTGAAATACTGATATCCAGGGTGTACTTTGTTGTAGCCATCCACGGGCTCTTAGACGATGCAGAGTTCATAGAGTATCTTGATGAGAGCGAGATAGCCGATTACCTGGCACGCCACCCCGATCTAATCGAGGAAGGACTAAGAGTGGTTCGTAGAGAGCGCCCCGTAGAGGGTGGATACGCGGACATAGTAGCAGTAGACAAGCAGGGCCGCTATGTAGTGATAGAGGTCAAGCGCGTCACAGCTGGCATCGACGCGGTTAAGCAATTACACCGATACGTAGAGATGTTCCGAAAGGCTAACGCAGAGGCCAAGGTCAGAGGTATATTGGTAGCTCCAGCCATAACCAAGGATGCACTCTCTCTTCTCACTAGCCTTGGACTCGAGTACAAACATGTAGACGTAGCTAGAATACACAAGAAGGCCAAACAAGAGAGACGCCATAGCGGATCCCTGTCGCTTCTAGACTTTATCGGAAAACGGGGCTAG
- a CDS encoding winged helix-turn-helix transcriptional regulator, with translation MPSACRARATGPDEIDITILRALKEIGGPAKPKDIAEKAGLDARRVAAKMRKLLRLGLVERSEEGLYSITESGLKVIEEHS, from the coding sequence ATGCCCTCTGCTTGCAGGGCTAGAGCTACTGGGCCTGACGAGATAGACATAACAATACTACGTGCTCTAAAGGAAATAGGTGGCCCCGCAAAGCCCAAAGATATAGCGGAGAAGGCAGGCCTCGATGCACGTCGTGTGGCGGCTAAGATGCGGAAACTGCTCCGGCTAGGCCTAGTAGAGCGTAGCGAAGAAGGGCTCTACAGCATAACAGAAAGCGGCCTTAAAGTCATCGAAGAGCACAGCTAA
- a CDS encoding 30S ribosomal protein S25e has translation MSERSGREYTAFVPESLYKRISKEIKKEKFVTPYMVAEKYNMTVSLAKQVLRRLEKEGIVELYAPNRRAPIYIIKS, from the coding sequence GTGTCTGAGCGCAGCGGCCGCGAGTATACGGCATTCGTCCCTGAGAGTCTCTACAAGAGGATAAGCAAGGAGATAAAGAAGGAAAAGTTTGTGACACCATACATGGTTGCAGAGAAGTACAACATGACAGTGAGTCTAGCTAAGCAGGTTCTACGCAGGCTAGAGAAAGAGGGTATAGTGGAACTATACGCTCCCAACAGAAGAGCACCAATATATATAATTAAGAGTTAA
- the rqcH gene encoding ribosome rescue protein RqcH, whose protein sequence is MIKRKRSMTSFDIAAVVQELKQLQGLKLNNIYYVGGVILLRFKGLGRDVRVAIVPGERIHLTSFDISDKGMPPPFIMGFRKYIRGASLVEIQQRGFDRIVEMAFESSGHKYKFIAEILPRGVAVLVDEDGRILQLDEQRVMKDRVVKRGANYVPPPGSSLHPLELSVEHVAGVVEGEGEAARTLSRALGYPGEVVEEALARLRVNPSDSVTALRGREEELVETLRAIYKESLEPGAYILYDEGGSPVTVVPFEPRGLIERYDLKVVAKQSLSEALDQYFVEELRRLEADTATREIEAERRKLLASLEKAKRNLRELEEKLQAIEKRAQLLAERMAEVYEALECARRLRETAGWEHIPGTCPRVVDVQPARGVIVLQLGDELVDVDIRSDPSRVVVDLYRRAGEIRAKIERGRRAVEEVEQKLAELEKKAVMRAKRARAVVRRREWYERYHWLITSSGLLAIGGRDASQNESVVKRYLTDKRIFMHADVHGAPAVVLFAEGQEPSEKDLQEAALLTAAYSKAWKAGVGSVDVYWVWGNQVSKSPPPGEYLARGAFMVYGKRNYIRNVELRLAVGVGAEDEAPVVIVGPVELVRRRSIVYAILVPGDEDPTKLAQRMKKLFANKAAEEYRPIIEALRHDEIRERLPGRSRIVYIGRGEAVEPPRPLRGLRGEEGSEA, encoded by the coding sequence TTGATCAAGAGAAAGCGCTCGATGACAAGCTTTGATATAGCGGCGGTTGTGCAGGAGCTTAAGCAGTTGCAGGGCCTTAAGCTTAACAACATATACTATGTTGGAGGTGTCATATTACTTCGGTTTAAGGGTCTAGGGAGGGATGTACGTGTAGCCATAGTTCCGGGCGAGCGCATTCATTTGACCTCCTTCGACATCAGTGATAAGGGGATGCCACCCCCGTTCATAATGGGGTTTAGGAAGTACATACGCGGTGCAAGTCTTGTAGAAATACAACAGCGAGGGTTTGACAGAATAGTTGAGATGGCATTTGAAAGTAGTGGGCACAAGTACAAGTTCATAGCCGAGATCCTTCCCCGCGGTGTGGCCGTACTCGTTGACGAGGATGGTAGGATACTTCAGTTAGATGAGCAACGCGTGATGAAAGACCGGGTGGTAAAGCGTGGCGCCAACTATGTTCCTCCGCCCGGCTCGAGTCTTCATCCGTTGGAGCTCAGTGTAGAGCACGTGGCTGGTGTCGTGGAGGGAGAGGGTGAGGCAGCGCGCACACTCTCTAGGGCTCTAGGTTATCCCGGCGAGGTGGTAGAGGAGGCGCTAGCGAGACTCCGCGTAAATCCGTCCGACAGCGTTACTGCTCTCCGTGGCCGCGAAGAAGAGTTGGTCGAGACGCTCCGCGCAATTTACAAGGAATCCCTAGAGCCGGGGGCCTACATCCTTTACGACGAGGGTGGCTCCCCGGTAACAGTTGTACCCTTCGAACCCCGAGGGCTCATCGAGAGGTATGATTTGAAGGTTGTCGCAAAGCAGAGTCTCAGCGAGGCGCTGGACCAGTACTTTGTAGAGGAACTCCGCAGGCTAGAGGCCGACACGGCGACGCGCGAGATAGAGGCGGAGCGTAGAAAGCTGCTGGCTTCGCTGGAGAAGGCTAAGCGGAATCTCAGAGAGCTAGAGGAGAAGCTCCAAGCCATAGAGAAGAGGGCTCAGCTACTCGCCGAGCGTATGGCCGAGGTGTATGAGGCTCTTGAGTGTGCAAGGCGGCTTCGCGAGACAGCTGGCTGGGAGCATATACCGGGCACGTGTCCCCGGGTTGTTGATGTACAGCCGGCCCGCGGTGTTATAGTCCTGCAGCTCGGAGACGAGCTTGTTGATGTCGACATAAGGAGTGATCCAAGCCGCGTCGTAGTAGATCTCTACCGGCGTGCGGGCGAGATACGTGCTAAGATAGAGCGTGGTCGTCGTGCAGTCGAGGAGGTCGAGCAAAAGCTGGCAGAGTTGGAGAAGAAGGCGGTTATGAGAGCGAAGAGAGCACGCGCGGTTGTGCGCCGCCGGGAGTGGTATGAACGCTACCATTGGCTCATTACGAGCAGTGGGCTTCTCGCAATAGGCGGTCGGGATGCCAGTCAGAACGAGTCTGTGGTGAAGCGCTACCTGACAGACAAGAGGATATTCATGCATGCAGACGTGCACGGAGCGCCGGCAGTGGTATTGTTCGCGGAGGGCCAGGAGCCGTCAGAGAAAGACTTGCAGGAGGCGGCTCTACTTACTGCAGCGTACTCCAAGGCATGGAAGGCTGGTGTAGGCTCTGTAGACGTATACTGGGTCTGGGGTAACCAGGTCTCGAAGTCGCCGCCACCCGGAGAGTACCTAGCTCGGGGCGCCTTCATGGTATACGGTAAGAGGAACTACATACGCAACGTGGAGCTACGGCTTGCTGTGGGTGTGGGAGCCGAGGATGAAGCCCCAGTAGTCATTGTGGGACCGGTAGAGCTAGTCCGCAGGCGTAGCATAGTGTATGCAATCCTAGTCCCAGGCGACGAGGATCCAACGAAGCTAGCCCAGCGGATGAAAAAGCTGTTTGCGAACAAGGCGGCGGAGGAGTATAGGCCTATAATAGAGGCGTTAAGACACGACGAGATTAGGGAAAGACTGCCAGGGCGATCGAGAATAGTGTATATTGGCCGGGGTGAAGCCGTTGAACCGCCAAGACCCCTTAGAGGTCTACGTGGAGAAGAGGGTTCAGAAGCTTAA
- a CDS encoding SAM-dependent methyltransferase produces MSLSKRYAKSYGDLAKRPLIVIEHLEDHTSRWIMLEYQHVSSLAGKRLVFTNGREYCGKLSRLAPCYRESLLDLEGVLYTERRRVIILDPSADRLLDPEEAARADAIVIGGILGDHPPRRRTWEMLTSRAKGMIARSLGPHQLSIDGAAYVAIKALEGVHPASIPLVHRPRLEIQLDDLVSVEVELPFSYPLVDGRPLFAPGLEELLARGLAYEEVRELEGQA; encoded by the coding sequence ATGAGCCTCTCGAAGCGCTACGCAAAGAGCTATGGAGATCTAGCAAAGAGACCACTGATAGTGATAGAGCATCTTGAGGACCACACCTCGCGTTGGATAATGCTAGAGTACCAGCACGTAAGCAGCCTAGCCGGCAAACGTCTCGTATTCACAAACGGTAGAGAATATTGCGGCAAGCTGTCGAGGCTAGCCCCTTGTTACCGGGAGAGCCTCCTCGACCTCGAGGGTGTGCTCTATACCGAGCGCAGACGTGTGATAATCCTCGACCCCTCGGCTGATAGACTATTAGACCCCGAAGAGGCTGCCAGGGCTGATGCTATAGTGATCGGGGGCATTCTTGGCGATCACCCCCCACGACGTCGTACATGGGAGATGCTGACTAGCCGGGCTAAAGGCATGATAGCGCGTAGTCTTGGTCCTCACCAGCTGAGCATAGACGGCGCAGCCTACGTCGCCATAAAGGCGCTAGAGGGTGTTCACCCAGCTAGTATTCCGCTTGTACACCGTCCACGTCTCGAAATCCAGCTCGATGACCTGGTCTCCGTAGAGGTCGAGCTACCTTTCTCTTACCCCCTCGTGGATGGCCGTCCACTCTTTGCACCAGGTCTTGAGGAGCTCTTGGCCCGCGGCCTTGCCTACGAGGAGGTCCGAGAGCTAGAGGGACAGGCCTAG
- a CDS encoding MBL fold metallo-hydrolase codes for MTELRIKIVGADSFGSRSMATVVDAGGVKIFVDPGVSFAPRRYGLPPHPLELKRLEEIREQIYRELEDTDMVVVTHYHYDHYLYHGDEAEFYRGKVLLVKHPTHDINVSQRIRAHRLLKRNRVAELAKEVVYIDDNVYVVDRGLEIRGSPPMPHGPDSTKLGYVVMVMIRCCDSSFVHASDIQGPISSRPLAVLRDWRPDIVFLSGPPTYFDGYKIDVESVEKGLENLKMLCNLARDMVIADHHFARDIEYPRHLETLRASCKRILSAAEFMGVSYEPLEALRKELWRSSKETTDSDRAS; via the coding sequence TTGACGGAGCTGCGGATCAAGATAGTAGGCGCTGATAGCTTCGGTTCACGCTCGATGGCTACAGTAGTTGATGCGGGCGGCGTTAAAATATTCGTAGATCCTGGTGTAAGCTTCGCGCCACGTCGCTACGGCCTCCCGCCACACCCTCTCGAGCTAAAGAGGCTTGAGGAGATACGCGAGCAGATATACCGGGAGCTAGAGGACACAGACATGGTTGTTGTCACTCATTATCACTACGATCACTACTTGTACCACGGTGATGAGGCCGAGTTTTATCGGGGCAAGGTTCTGTTAGTAAAACATCCTACGCATGACATAAACGTGAGCCAGCGTATCCGTGCTCACCGCTTGTTGAAGCGTAACCGTGTAGCAGAGCTTGCCAAGGAAGTAGTGTACATAGACGACAATGTCTACGTTGTAGACCGGGGGCTAGAGATCCGTGGCTCGCCGCCTATGCCACACGGCCCTGACAGCACAAAGCTAGGCTACGTTGTCATGGTTATGATTAGGTGTTGCGACTCATCCTTTGTACACGCCTCGGATATCCAGGGACCTATCTCCTCTAGGCCTCTAGCTGTACTTAGAGACTGGCGCCCAGACATAGTGTTCCTCAGCGGACCACCGACGTATTTTGACGGCTACAAGATAGATGTGGAAAGTGTTGAGAAGGGACTCGAGAATCTAAAAATGCTCTGCAATCTCGCCAGAGACATGGTGATAGCCGACCACCACTTCGCGAGGGACATAGAGTACCCCAGACATCTCGAGACACTACGGGCCTCATGCAAGAGGATACTGTCGGCAGCTGAGTTTATGGGTGTAAGCTATGAGCCTCTCGAAGCGCTACGCAAAGAGCTATGGAGATCTAGCAAAGAGACCACTGATAGTGATAGAGCATCTTGA
- the metG gene encoding methionine--tRNA ligase yields MARWVVTSAWPYVNNVPHLGNLIGSILSADVFARYLRLRGEDVVFVSGSDEHGTPIEIEAIRRGVEPKQLTDQAHEYVSKLFQEYRISFDNYTRTESPVHKNFVQEFMMKLYQNGYIFEQDDVLPYCPRDRMFLPDRFVVGTCPYCGFEKAYGDQCDNCGRLLHPTELKNPRCAICGGPVEFRKSRHWFFDLPKLQERLLRWLQESRLPPNVKNYSLNWVKEGLKPRSVTRDNKWGIPAPFPGAEGKTIYVWFDALLGYVSATKEYGIKKKSDDELWKRYWFDKETRTVYFIGKDNIPFHAIILPAMFMASGDPYTLPWYISSTEYLMYEGEQFSKSRRWGIWMDEALELLPADYWRFTLIKMRPETKDTNFTWSEFTRIVNSDMNDDIGNFVHRVLKFIKSRFGNKVPEPSNMKELDKEYLDYILLAPNRVGSYIESFRLKQALEEVVELARRGNQYLNAKAPWEKIKTDPPDAATTMYVAANAVATLAVLLAPFTPDAAERLWRMLNMEGSVHRSGRWLEASKPLLKPGHVLGEPEPLFRKLPSDFPEKVKELLAEARKRVMEKRPPLLRW; encoded by the coding sequence ATGGCACGATGGGTAGTCACGTCAGCATGGCCGTATGTAAACAACGTACCACACTTAGGCAACTTGATAGGCTCAATACTATCGGCCGACGTGTTTGCCCGCTACCTGAGGCTCCGCGGAGAGGACGTAGTATTCGTGAGCGGTAGCGACGAGCACGGGACACCTATAGAGATAGAGGCTATACGTAGAGGCGTTGAGCCCAAGCAGCTCACAGATCAAGCTCACGAATACGTCTCCAAACTCTTCCAGGAGTATCGTATAAGCTTTGACAATTACACCCGCACCGAAAGCCCCGTCCACAAGAACTTCGTTCAGGAGTTTATGATGAAGCTTTACCAGAACGGGTATATCTTCGAGCAAGACGATGTACTTCCCTACTGCCCTCGCGATAGAATGTTCCTCCCTGATCGATTCGTAGTAGGTACATGCCCTTACTGTGGCTTCGAGAAGGCTTATGGAGATCAATGCGACAACTGTGGACGGCTACTACATCCAACCGAGCTAAAGAACCCTAGATGCGCTATATGCGGTGGTCCCGTGGAGTTTAGGAAGAGCCGCCACTGGTTCTTCGACCTACCTAAATTGCAGGAGAGGCTGCTACGCTGGCTTCAAGAGTCTCGTTTACCGCCAAACGTTAAGAACTACAGCTTGAACTGGGTCAAAGAGGGGCTTAAGCCGCGTAGCGTTACACGCGACAACAAGTGGGGCATACCAGCACCCTTCCCGGGTGCTGAAGGTAAGACTATCTATGTCTGGTTTGATGCGCTTCTAGGATATGTATCCGCTACAAAAGAATATGGTATAAAGAAAAAGAGTGACGATGAACTTTGGAAGCGTTATTGGTTTGATAAGGAGACTAGGACAGTATACTTCATAGGCAAGGATAATATCCCATTCCATGCTATTATACTACCAGCAATGTTCATGGCAAGCGGTGATCCCTATACACTGCCATGGTACATATCCTCGACAGAGTACCTGATGTATGAGGGCGAACAGTTCTCTAAGAGCCGGCGCTGGGGCATATGGATGGACGAGGCATTAGAGCTGCTGCCAGCTGACTATTGGCGCTTTACGCTCATCAAAATGCGGCCCGAGACCAAGGATACTAACTTTACATGGAGCGAGTTCACAAGGATAGTGAATAGTGATATGAACGATGACATAGGTAACTTTGTACACCGTGTCCTCAAGTTCATAAAGTCCCGCTTCGGAAATAAGGTACCAGAGCCTAGCAATATGAAGGAACTGGACAAAGAGTACCTTGACTACATATTGTTGGCACCCAATAGAGTCGGTAGCTACATAGAGTCTTTCCGGCTGAAGCAAGCATTAGAGGAAGTAGTAGAACTAGCCAGGAGAGGCAACCAGTACCTAAATGCAAAGGCCCCATGGGAGAAGATTAAGACAGATCCCCCAGACGCAGCTACTACTATGTATGTGGCCGCCAACGCCGTCGCTACACTTGCAGTACTTCTAGCACCCTTCACACCAGACGCCGCCGAAAGGCTGTGGAGAATGCTCAACATGGAAGGTTCAGTGCACAGGTCTGGTCGTTGGCTAGAAGCATCTAAGCCACTGCTCAAGCCGGGCCACGTGCTGGGAGAGCCAGAGCCTCTCTTCCGCAAGCTGCCCAGCGACTTCCCCGAGAAGGTTAAAGAACTACTAGCAGAAGCCAGAAAACGCGTCATGGAGAAGAGGCCTCCACTACTACGCTGGTAG
- a CDS encoding carbohydrate kinase family protein — protein MEPKTPRHIAVGNLNIDVYMVVDYIPGPDENSVAREAYIGPGGAAANYSVAVARLGHKVSLLSHTGKLAEQLGVLKLLQERGVDTSLVRIHDNEMPGIVIVLVAPGGERTMITMRGANNRLRGDEVQGVTVDVLHVASRGTDVLQRVISSIRAGLVSYDPGGAAARREASRILDIARNAVDVLVLNRVEYKLVVGDKPFAEAQSLLNGRLKYIIVKMGAEGATLISRDGLWHVEAFRAGQVVDTTGAGDVFIAVFNSYLVEKGDHITALQAASIAAGIKVTRRGAQSAPSREEIERFLREKPPRVHKHV, from the coding sequence GTGGAGCCGAAGACGCCAAGGCATATAGCAGTGGGTAATCTCAACATAGATGTGTACATGGTTGTTGACTATATACCAGGTCCTGACGAAAATTCAGTAGCTAGAGAGGCCTACATTGGGCCTGGCGGAGCTGCAGCAAACTACTCTGTTGCCGTAGCAAGGCTTGGCCACAAAGTATCCTTGCTGAGTCATACTGGTAAGCTTGCAGAGCAACTCGGTGTTCTAAAACTACTACAAGAACGCGGAGTAGACACATCATTGGTAAGGATACATGATAACGAAATGCCAGGCATAGTAATAGTCCTAGTAGCCCCGGGCGGAGAGCGGACAATGATAACCATGCGTGGAGCCAACAACCGGTTACGAGGTGATGAAGTCCAGGGTGTAACGGTCGATGTACTTCATGTGGCTAGCCGTGGCACCGACGTACTCCAGCGGGTAATCTCAAGTATACGTGCAGGCCTGGTATCGTATGACCCGGGTGGTGCAGCAGCTCGTCGAGAGGCATCACGTATACTAGATATTGCACGGAATGCCGTAGATGTGCTTGTGCTCAACCGTGTCGAGTACAAGTTAGTAGTGGGTGACAAGCCATTCGCCGAAGCACAGAGCTTGCTTAACGGGAGGCTCAAGTACATCATAGTCAAGATGGGTGCTGAAGGCGCTACGCTGATATCACGTGACGGCCTCTGGCATGTGGAGGCATTTCGTGCCGGGCAAGTTGTAGACACTACTGGGGCGGGCGACGTATTCATAGCAGTATTTAATTCGTATTTAGTCGAGAAAGGAGACCATATCACTGCTCTCCAGGCGGCTTCGATAGCAGCGGGCATCAAGGTTACGCGCAGGGGAGCGCAGAGTGCGCCGAGCAGAGAAGAGATCGAAAGGTTCCTCCGCGAGAAGCCGCCGAGAGTCCATAAACATGTATGA
- a CDS encoding YkgJ family cysteine cluster protein, with amino-acid sequence MYEAELRLDCRLADGRYCALCCYSTEMPLSRKDIERITSLGYSIDYFADYVNGVPRLRNVDGHCVFLDPSTGKCKIYPYRPMGCRLYPLVYVPGKGVDVDPECPRAYTIDKKTVERLTPLVIRLVEEIYGSL; translated from the coding sequence ATGTATGAAGCAGAGCTTAGGCTAGACTGCCGCCTAGCAGATGGCAGGTACTGTGCTCTCTGCTGCTATTCAACCGAAATGCCCCTCTCTAGGAAAGACATAGAGCGGATAACCTCTCTAGGCTATAGTATAGACTATTTTGCTGACTACGTGAATGGGGTGCCACGACTGAGGAACGTCGATGGACATTGCGTCTTCCTAGACCCTTCTACCGGGAAATGTAAGATCTACCCCTATAGGCCTATGGGCTGTCGCCTCTACCCGCTAGTATACGTGCCAGGCAAAGGAGTGGACGTTGATCCGGAGTGTCCGAGGGCCTATACTATTGATAAAAAGACCGTAGAAAGACTCACACCCTTAGTCATTCGTCTCGTTGAAGAAATATATGGAAGTCTATAG